The region AATACCGCTTTCATCCAGTAGCGACAGAAATTGATTGCGGGATAATGTCATATAGGCGGAATGAAAAAAATGTTCAGAGTGAATATGAATTCAATTATGTTACCCGAATCTATGCTCAATTCAAGAATTGTTGTAGGTTGATACTGGATTTTCAGTATCAACCCTCATGCAGCCAATCTTTTTTAGTGCGGCCCCGTCTCTGTAGAGGTTAGGCAGGATCACAGTTCCGGTCTGATTTACACTGACAGCTGCCATCCCTGTTTTGAAGTCAAGAAGAGCGATCCGGGCGATAGAGTGTAATAATGAGAAGTGGACGGAATTCCAAACTGACTGTTTGTCACGACGTCACTGAGATCTCGTGCCCTCAATCAAAAGGCCTTTTTACTACGTAACACACGACATGCCTGCGTTTCCTGCGGTGTAGGTCGACACTTCGGCTGATCAATTTCATCAGAGACTTAGAACATGTGATATCCACATGAGCAGGTCACAGAATAAGGGATTTAAGCTGCAGGATCCGCAGGATGAAAATTGTCGCTGATTTATAATCCATCTTTTCCCCGATCACGGAATCGAGTATTCTCCTGCCCCCTAGCCGATCATCCTTTCTGATTAGTGCTTTCCCCCTCGACTCTAACAATTCAACCTAAAGACATGCGCTGTCTGCACACACGGGCCAAGCGGCAGTACAGCATTCGGAGACCATTTGCTTTGCTTAGCCCATCTCGACGCCGTTTTCTATTGTCTGGAATCAATCTCGTTCTCACAGGCTCTTTAACAGGTTGTGGAACCATTCTGTACCCCGAACGCAGAGGACAGCCTGCGGGGCCGCTCGACTGGAAAATCGTGGGTCTGAATTCCATCGGACTCCTGTTTTTCTTTGTTCCTGGGGTGATCGCGTTCGCTGTCGATTTCATCAACGGCACCATTTATCTGCCTCCGCATGAGTATGGTATCGATGACCCAAATAGCCAGGATGTAGAACTGAAGTCGGTTTCAATTCCCCCCGATCAAATTTCCCCGGATGAAGTCAGCCTGCTTGTCTCACAGCATTCCGGTCGCAAGGTGATCCTGTTACCCGGGGAATACGAGACTCAACCGATCCAATCGATCGAGGAATTCTGGTCCGTCGAACGGAAGATGAACGTGCAATCCTGACGGGAATTCCTACCAGGGCCAGAAACGAAATCCCCTGTCGCCACACTATTTAACCATTCTCTCTGACTGGTAATCCCCCTAAACTGAGCCGAACTCCATCCCCGGGACCAGGCAGATTAATGAGGATCTTGTGGCAAAGATACATGGCATTCCGTCACTTTGTCGGGTAAAATGGAGGGAGCAGGTTCAGGCCTCTCGCCCTGCTCTCTGTGTGATGAAAAACGCTCTTAGCTGCTCCTCGAAACCATTTTCGAACCTGGCGGCTTCCAAGAGAGTTGAATGCCTTCCTTCGTATTGCCTCCCTTAGCTATTGGATTGACTCCCAGCATGAAGAATAAAATCAATCGCCGTCGATTCTTGATTCGCTCCATGGCCGGATCGATCGCTTTACCAGGGCTACCTTCTCTGATGAGTACTGCCCTCGCCGGGAACTCAGCGATTACAGAGGACCGGGGAGCCGGTGCGGGGGCCCAGCGATTCGTCGCGGTGGGTAATTTACTCGGTTTTCAACTGAAACATTTTTTCCCTGAGAAAACCGGCAAAGACTTTGAAGAAACAAAGCTGCTCAAACCTCTGGCTGCGAATCGCGATCAGCTGACAATCTATCGTGGACTTGATCATGGACTTCGCGGCGGTCACTTTGCCGTGCACACCTTCCTGTCAGGTCTCCTCCATCACGAGTCCAAGAACCGTACCGACGGCAACGTTACCATTGATCAATTCATTGCAGATGAGATTGGAAACCAGACACGGTTCCCATCACTCACGGTTGGTTCTGAGGGTGGCATCCATGGTGGTTGCCAGCTTTCATGGACGAAGTCAGGCGTTCGCGTTCCGCCGATCACGGGGCCTGCCGAGCTGTTTGACCGCCTGTTTGTCGCAGACTCAAAACAGGTCCAGGCTCGAAAAGTGAAAGAGAACTCACTGCAGGCCTCGATTCTTGATTCGATTCACGACGAAGCCCGTTCACTTTCAAAACGAGTTAACAGCGAAGACAAGGCGAAGCTCGACGAGTATTTCAGCTCCATTCGCGATGTCGAAAAACGCTTGAAGCTCCGTCAGGTCTGGTCCGATCAGCCCAAACCGAAAGCCCCCTTCGACAAACCGGCTGATAAGAATACCGTGGAAGATCTGCCGATGCTCTACGAGTTAATCGCGCTGGCGTTACAGACCGATTCCACTCGGATCGCGACGCTGGAAATCGGCGGCAGCTTTTTGCCACAACACCTGGGCATCAATAAGTCCTACCATGGTCTTTCTCACCATGGCAATAACGAAGAGTCC is a window of Gimesia chilikensis DNA encoding:
- a CDS encoding polyribonucleotide nucleotidyltransferase, translating into MLSPSRRRFLLSGINLVLTGSLTGCGTILYPERRGQPAGPLDWKIVGLNSIGLLFFFVPGVIAFAVDFINGTIYLPPHEYGIDDPNSQDVELKSVSIPPDQISPDEVSLLVSQHSGRKVILLPGEYETQPIQSIEEFWSVERKMNVQS
- a CDS encoding DUF1552 domain-containing protein; this encodes MKNKINRRRFLIRSMAGSIALPGLPSLMSTALAGNSAITEDRGAGAGAQRFVAVGNLLGFQLKHFFPEKTGKDFEETKLLKPLAANRDQLTIYRGLDHGLRGGHFAVHTFLSGLLHHESKNRTDGNVTIDQFIADEIGNQTRFPSLTVGSEGGIHGGCQLSWTKSGVRVPPITGPAELFDRLFVADSKQVQARKVKENSLQASILDSIHDEARSLSKRVNSEDKAKLDEYFSSIRDVEKRLKLRQVWSDQPKPKAPFDKPADKNTVEDLPMLYELIALALQTDSTRIATLEIGGSFLPQHLGINKSYHGLSHHGNNEESIADLVTLELYQIEQFGKFLTRLAGISDGERTLLDSTAVLFGSGMGNANSHTNSDLPIILAGGGYGTGEFKQAPAKGPGKVPLCNLFLDIAQRMGVEKEAFGTSTGRFS